The following coding sequences lie in one Aythya fuligula isolate bAytFul2 chromosome 17, bAytFul2.pri, whole genome shotgun sequence genomic window:
- the ALDH2 gene encoding aldehyde dehydrogenase, mitochondrial yields the protein MLRLLLRSSRLCRGPARPGAPLSAAAAASPIPAPNPRPEIAYNKIFINNEWHDAVSKKTFPTINPATGEVICQVAEGDKADVDKAVKAARAAFQLGSPWRRMDASHRGKLLNRLADLIERDRAYLAALETLDNGKPYSISYLVDLDMVVKCLRYFAGWADKFHGKTIPLDGDFFCYTRHEPVGVCGQIIPWNFPLLMQAWKLGPALATGNVIVMKVAEQTPLSALYVANLIKEAGFPPGVVNIIPGYGPTAGAAISSHMDVDKVAFTGSTEVGHLIQKAAAESNLKRVTLELGGKSPNIIMSDADMDWAVDQAHFALFFNQGQCCCAGSRTYVQEDIYQEFVERSVEKAKSRVVGNPFDFKTEQGPQVDEEQYKKILGYISAGQREGAKLLCGGSPAADRGYFIQPTVFGGVQDNMTIAREEIFGPVMQILKFKTIEEVIERANDSKYGLAAAVFTKDLDKANYVSQALRAGTVWVNCYDVFGAQAPFGGYKASGNGRELGEYGLEAYVEVKNVTIKIPQKNS from the exons ATGCTGCGGCTGTTGCTGCGCTCCTCCCGGCTCTGCCGGGGCCCGGCCCGCCCGGGGGCTCCGCTctcggccgccgccgccgcctcgcccaTCCCCGCGCCCAACCCGCGCCCCGAGATCGCCTACAACAAG ATTTTCATAAATAACGAGTGGCACGATGCAGTCAGTAAGAAAACCTTCCCAACTATCAACCCGGCCACAGGAGAAGTTATCTGCCAGGTTGCCGAGGGCGATAAG GCCGATGTGGACAAGGCTGTTaaggcagccagggcagctttccagctgggCTCGCCCTGGAGGAGGATGGATGCTTCTCACCGCGGGAAGCTGCTGAATCGCCTGGCTGACTTGATTGAGAGGGACCGGGCTTACCTGGCG GCGCTGGAAACTCTGGATAATGGCAAACCCTACTCCATCTCCTACCTGGTGGATCTGGACATGGTGGTCAAATGTCTCAG GTACTTTGCAGGCTGGGCTGATAAATTCCACGGCAAAACCATCCCTTTAGACGGAGACTTCTTCTGCTACACGAGACATGAGCCCGTGGGAGTCTGCGGACAGATAATCCCG tgGAACTTCCCGCTGTTGATGCAGGCGTGGAAACTGGGGCCTGCCCTGGCTACCGGGAACGTGATCGTGATGAAAGTGGCGGAGCAAACCCCCCTGAGTGCCCTCTACGTAGCAAACCTGATCAAGGAG GCCGGATTCCCCCCAGGCGTGGTGAACATCATCCCCGGCTACGGGCCCACTGCGGGGGCTGCCATCTCTTCCCACATGGACGTAGATAAAGTGGCCTTCACGGGCTCCACAGAG gttGGGCACCTGATCCAgaaggctgcagcagaaagTAACCTGAAGCGGGTGACGCTGGAGCTCGGAGGGAAGAGTCCAAACATCATCATGTCTGATGCCGACA TGGACTGGGCTGTGGATCAAGCCCACTTTGCCCTCTTCTTCAACcaagggcagtgctgctgtgccggATCTCGAACATATGTCCAGGAAGATATATATCAAGAGTTTGTGGAGAGGAGCGTTGAGAAGGCCAAGTCCAGGGTGGTTGGAAACCCGTTTGACTTTAAAACGGAGCAGGGGCCTCAG GTGGACGAAGAGCAGTATAAGAAGATCCTTGGCTACATCAGTGCCGGGCAGCGGGAAGGAGccaagctgctgtgtggtggcagccctgctgcagacaGAGGCTACTTCATCCAGCCAACTGTCTTCGGAGGGGTGCAGGACAACATGACGATCGCCAGGGAAGAG ATATTTGGGCCTGTCATGCAGATTCTGAAGTTCAAAACAATTGAGGAAGTAATTGAGAGAGCAAACGACTCCAAGTATggtctggcagcagcagtcttTACAAAGGACCTTGACAAAGCTAACTATGTGTCTCAGGCCCTGCGAGCTGGGACAGTTTG GGTGAACTGCTATGATGTGTTTGGTGCACAAGCCCCATTTGGTGGCTACAAAGCATCTGGGAACGGGCGAGAGCTGGGAGAATATGGTCTGGAGGCATATGTAGAGGTGAAAAAT GTAACCATCAAAATCCCCCAGAAAAACTCCTAA